The DNA sequence ACTGGAAGCGCCTCCCTGAAGCATCAGCACCTTATAGTTATCAGGGATTTCCATAATCTCCCGCAGCAGAGACTCGCATTCATTTATAATCTCTTCATACTCACGAGATCGATGGCTCATCTCCATAACAGATTGGCCGGATGCTCCATACTCCATCATTTCAGCCGCTGCTTTTGAAAGAACCGGCTCTGGCAGCATGGATGGTCCTGCAGAAAAGTTATAAACTCTTGCCATGTTCGCGCCTCCTAAATAGTTTAAATAAATATATGGTCAAGCAGAGGGGTTCTCCGCTCAGACTGTTAAACAATTGCAGTGTATGGCAGATAAAACCTAAGAATCCCTTCGTAATTCTTCCGAAATCGAATTGATTTCGAGGTCGGAATACCACTTGTTGCGCCGAAAGGGCGCAGCCCGGGGGGCTTATGGGGGGCATTGGATGCCCCCCATAGAGAGAGCAGAGGGGTTCTCCGCTCACCAGACCTTGATTTAATGAGCCCTCAGCTGATCCCACTGGGGGTCCTGCCGCTGGATTTGGCGGGTAATCCGCCCTTCTTCCATGAATACGATGCAGTCTGCCATGCCCTTGGCCTCCTCAAAATCGGAGGTTACCAGCAGCACAGAGGAGCCTTGCTGAATTTTATCGCCAAGCCGGGCATACACGCCCATTTTGGCGCTTACATCCAAGCCCGCTGTAGGCTCACATAGAATATACAGCTTTGCCCGGCGATCCAGTGCTTTGTTGGTCAGCTCCCGCTGGATATAACCGCCGGTGGCGTTGTTCCGCTCATTAAAGCGCATGAACCCTGCCATCATATTGCTCAGGGATTTGGCCGAAACCGCCCACCAAAGAGCAACCTGCGCCTTAACCTGCTGAGCCTTTGTCTGCACAGGGTGGCTTTCCATGTATCGATCCAGCCACGTAATCACCCAATCGTCACGGCTGGATTGAGAATAAGAAACCCCGGCCAGCATGGCTTCCATAATGGTTGGGGATGTGATGGGCTTTCCGTCAATGCGCATACTGCCTTTAGCGGATTCAAACCCGCCCAACAGCCTTGCAAGCTGCTGCTTGCCGCTGCTGTGCCGCCCCACCACAGCTACAATTTGCCCGGAAAGGATTTTAAGGCTGATGTCTGCAAAGCCCGGCCCGGAGACACCCTCCAGTTCCAGCACAGGCTCTCCCCACTCCACGGGGGGCTTGTGGTAAAGATCCTCCACCGAATAGCCGGTGATCAGCTCGGTTAAAAGGGCAAAGCTGAACTCGCTGACCGGGGCTGTGCGAATCACCGCCCCCCGTTCCATCACGCTGATCGCATCCGAAACCGCGAGGATTTGATCCAGCCGGTGAGAAACCAGCAAAAAGGTGATGCCCTTGGCCTTCATGGCGTTGATGGAATCGTTGAGAACCTCGCATTCCTCTTGGGATAAATGGGTGGAGGTCTCATCCAGCAGAATAATCTTGGAATCGCCCACCAGTGCCGAAGCAATCATCATCAGCTGCTTTTCACTGCGGCTCAGCTGGCTCACCGGGCTGTCGGGGTTGATGCTTACCCCCATATCCTGAAAAACACGGGCCGCTTTGGCCCGCATACCCTTGCGGTCAATAAGCCCCAGCTTGCCGGAGGTGAAATCCGGGGTATTCATAAACATGTTTTCACATACAGAGAGATTCTCAAACATCTCGCTGTTTTGGGCGATCAGAGTAATGCCCAAAGCCTTGGCCTCCACCGGGGAGGCAATTCTGGATTTCTTGCCAAAAACATAGAGGCTGCCCCGATCGGGCGGAAAAATGCCCACCAGTGTTTTGAAAAGGCTGCTTTTGCCTGCGGCATTTTTGCCCACAAAAGCATGCACCTGACCGGGTGCAATTTTCAGGTTGATATCGGTCAGATAAAATTCGCTGTTGATGCGTCGGCTGATGTTCTCAAATTCCAGCGCCCACTGCTCCAAATTCGTTCCCTCCGATATTTTTATCTGCCTTGATTCTCAGCCAGCAGGGCAGCCAGAGCCTCGATGTTCACGCCGTTATCCGCCTCAAAGCGATCCTTTTCCAAGTAGCGTGCCAGCTTGCCAATAGGCAGAACGGTGTGCTGCTCCTGCTTGCCAAGGCCATCCACAAAAACAGTGGTATCCTTCGATTTGTTGGTGTAAACCACCAGTGTTTCCACTCGGATGTTATACAGCTTGCTGGCGGCCAGATACTCCCGCAGCAGCATTGTTGCCTCACGCTGGGTTTTCAGAGGATTGGGGAGCACCGTGCGCTCATCGCCGCTGGTGAGAACCCACTGTTCGCTGGCCGCATCACCGTAGTAATTCCCCTTGCAGCCCAAGGTATCGGCAATCACAAGCCCCCAAGGCAGCAGCAGAACCGTTCCCAGAGAAGCGGTCTTGCCATCGTGGCGGATGGTGACCTCCCGCAGAACCCGGCCTCCCCGAGACCGGCCAAAGCGGGAAAAGACCCGGGCGGTTTTTTTATCGGCATTTTTGCCCTTGGTATCCCACACGTTGTTGGAAAGATAAGGAATGGCAAGCAAAAACAGCACCAGCGCCATCAATACAGCGGTGATTGCCCAATAATAAACGGATCCCATCCCCATGGCCATATAAAAACAAACCTCCATATTATAAAGCCTGTCAAAAACAGGCTATTTGTTTTAAATTCACCCCAAAAGACCCCAGACCCGGAGAACATGAAAATGTTTACCATTTTCGCCGTCCGCCCCGCAGCGGCAGTTGCCTTTTTTCCAAATACAATATAAAGAATATTATACCACTATTTTATAAAAAAGGAAATGCTCAGTTTAACAGAAACTCCCATAACCAGCCGTCTCAAAGCGTAAACTTTGACGAAAGTCCTTGACACAGCGACACATTCCGCTATACTTTAATGAGGACAACCTGTTGCCTCAGGCTGGTTGGATATTCGTTACCCCGGCGCTATGTCAAGCATACCGCCATGAAAATTGGTGATAAAAATGAAACAAGCACTGTTGGGATGCCTTTTGCTGAGCATCCTTTTTGCTCTTGCCGGTTGCGGCGATGAGCCTGTCTCTAAAGAAGCCCTGCTGAACCAGGAAGTCAGCATTCAGGAGGTTGTGGATAAAGCCGACCCGGATAAAGCGGTGGAGGAAATCTACAAATCGGTGGATGTGGGCGGAATCACGACAGGGAACCTGCAGTTTGTATCCGATACACTGGGCATTGATCCGGGCATTATAACCGGCTTCAGCCTGCGGTATTCCTCTGGCGATTACGGCCTTGCCGATGTTATCATCATCCGGCCGGATACTGGAAAGAAAGAAGATGTGCGCACAGCGCTGCTGAAATATCAGGAAAACCGCACCGCACAGTTTAAGAATTACGATATATTGGATGCTTATTCCATTGCCCAGAACGGCCTGCTGTATACACAGGGTGATTACATCGTTCTGCTGATGCTGGCGGATACTGCCTCTGCGCAGGAAATCATTGATCTTTACATTCCCCGGTAATGCCGGGCAGGAGGCGGAGCCAATGAAAACCACCACCGGCCTTGAGCACCCCCGGGTTTATCTGCTGGATGAACTGCGGGGAATCTGGCTGATTTTAATGATTGTTTATCATGCTCTTTACGACTTGGTATATCTGTTTGATATTCCGGTGCCCGGCTTTACCGGGCCTGCCTTTCGGGTATTCCAGCGAATCATTGTAGGCGGCTTTATTCTGCTTTCGGGTCTGGTGAGCCGCTATTCCCGCAGCAGCCTGCGCCGGGGGCTGCTGGTGCTGGTTTGCGGCATGGTGCTGACTGTGACCACCTCTTTTGCAATGCCCACGCAGGTGATCTATTTTGGTGTTTTGCATTTTATGGGAACAGCCATGATTCTCTTTGGGCTGCTGCGCCCTCTGCTGGATCGGGTTAAGCCCTCTTTAGGCGCCGTATTATCCCTGCTTCTCTTTGCCTTCACTTGGCGCCTCCCCTCGGGAACTGTCGGGTTTGGTGAAGCCTTTTCGGTCTCTCTGCCAACTCTGCTTTATCAGACTCCGTTTTTATTCCCTTTGGGCTTTCCCAATGATGCGTTTTTCTCCGCCGACTATGTGCCTATACTGCCATGGTTCTTCTTCTTTTTGGCGGGCAGCTATTTAAGTATCTTTTTGCAGAAGGGCAAGATGCCCGGCTTTTTCTACAAGCCACGGCTTCCACTTTTGAGCAAGATCGGCAGCAAGACCATCTGGATTTATATGATCCACCAGCCTGTTATTTATGGCCTGCTCTGGATTTTTCTTCATTAGCCTGTCGGCTTGTTATTTTTCAGCAAAATATATCAAAACAAAACGGCCACCCTCTTTCCGGTAACTCCCGGGAACAGGGCGGCCGCGTCTTTTCAAAGCTGTTTCTGCTGCTGAAAAAATTTTTTCGGGCAAATTGTTAAGTTTTGCCCGCTTGTTGCAGTTTTCTGCCAATAATGATAAAATGAAAGCTGGTACCATTTTCCTATACAACTATACCAGCCCCTGAAAACGCCGCTACTTTTTGGAGCCTCGGCTGGAATAATCCACACGGCTTTCGGCATTCTGGATAAGATTCAGGAGAGAAGAAGCAAACAGGGGGTAATCCCGGCTGAGAGATTCGGTATCCACACTGGGGGCCTCTGCCCGATCCAGCTTTTCCATTCCGTAAACAGGCTGCCCCTGTGCAACAGAGCCCGCATTGGCCTCGCTGATCTGCATAGCGGCATCCGCATACATGGGCGCAATGGCGGCAGGGAGCTGAAACATGCTTTGCTGGTTGCGGGGGTTGATGGAATAAACCACACGGAACATCCGGTAAACCGCCAGCATCAGAAAAGCGGAAACCTCACCGGTCAGGCTTTTACTGCCTGTTTTAGCAAGGAGATCAAACAGCACATTCATGGAATTGGCAATGAGCTTTTTATTCAGCACCGTGAGAATACTCCCGGCAGAGCGGTTTTCCTTCCCGGCGGCATCCGGCTCAGGGATATCATCCACTGTCAGCTGAGTGCCGGTTCGATCGGGAGTTCTGCCCAAAAGATAATCACAGGATACCTGGTAAAAATCCGCACAGCGCACCAGAAAATCCAGCCCGCACTCGCGTATTCCTTTTTCGTAATGAGAGAGAAGAGCTTGGGAAATGCCCAGCTCGGCCGACGCCTTTTTCTGGCTGATATTTTTTTCCTTTCGCAGCAGCGTCAGGATGCGTGGAAAATCTGAGCTCATGGATACAACCTCCGCAAGTTTCATAACATCGAGTATATTATATTATAGCAAAAACTGAATGTAAATAGTATTTCGACTTTTTATGCGAATTTCCCGGCTTTTTGGTCAAAAAACCACTTTTGCCGGTTTTATTTGTTTAACATTTTATGAGGAAAAGAGACTTTGGCCTATGATAAGCTATAAATTGCACCTAATCCGCACCGGCAGCACGGCTATGGATGCCCATCCCCGCTTGGTGGGTCAGCAGGATTTGCCCCTCAGCCCCCAGGGAGTGGCCGAGCTGAAGCAGCTGAAAAAGGATTTGATTTACCCCAAGGTGCAGGAGGTTTACACAAGCCCGCTGCGCCGCTGTGTGCAGACCGGCTATCAGCTTTTCCCCGATACCTTCACACAGGTGCTTCCCGGCTTGCAGGATTTAGGGCTGGGTGATTTTGAGGGACAAACCGTTGCCCAGTTGCAGGAGCAACCAGATTTCCGCTTGTGGCTGGAGGATGCCCGCCAGAATCCACCGCCGGGCGGTGAAGATTTGGATGCTTTTCTGGGTCGGATTGTGGCTTCGGTGGAAGAAATCTTTCATACCATGATGGATCAGCGGATTACCAGTGCAGCCCTGATTACCCATCGTGGGGTGATTATGACTTTGCTGGCCGCCATTTGCCTGCCCAAGCAGCCGGTCAGCCAGTGGGCGGTTGCCAACGGAACCGGTTTCACTCTGCTGGCCACTCCCCAGATGTGGATGCGAGACCATGCTATGGAGGTTTTCGCTCCCATCCCCAACCTGCCGGATGCCGCAGAAGAGGATGACTACTGGTTGTAAAGACAATGGATTTTACACAAATCGTATAATTTTGCCGCTTCATATCCGGTATAGTAGATTGTATGCTTGGCCCTTTTATTTAAGAACCGGCCCGGGGTATACCGGCAGTAAAATTTTTTCGGGTCATTTGCACAGGCTCTTGGGCCTGTTCAGTGTGTAGACAAAAGTCTCCACCCTCTATGGGGGCATCCAATTTCCCCCATAGTCCCCCCGGATTGCGCCGCTCCGGCGTAAAAAGTGGTATTTCGAACTCGAAATTAATTGGACTTCGGAAGAATTACCAATCGGAATCTAAGTGTCTGCCATTTAATGACCGTTATGTTTACAGTCTGCACAGGCCCTTGGGTCTGTTATAAGGAGGAACGTTATGTCATTGTTTCGGGTTTTCAAGAAAAATGCCAGATTGGCCTTGCAGGATAGCTGGGGCCGGGCTTTGGGGATTTTACTTCTGGTTATGGGAATCGGGGTTTTGCTGGGTACGATACAAGGGATTACCTCAGCGATTTTGGCTGTTTCCTCCATGCCTGCGCTGGATTCCTTTTCTTTTTCATTTTCCTCCCCCATGGAGCTTTTTGCCGTCATACCCTGGGTGTATCTGGCTGTTCCCGGCGCTTTTGGCCTGCTGAATTTTCTCTTGGTGGTTCCCCTGGGGCTGGGGCAGATCCGCTGGTATCATCAGCTAGTTCACGACCAATCCGAACCAATTAGTAATGTCTTTCATTATTACGAAGGAGCAGGAAAATATTTCCGCTGCCTTTGGTATTATATCAGCCTGACCATCCGCCAAAGCCTTTGGGCTGTTTTGTTTTTATGTATCCCCATGGGTGCTATGGCGCTTTCGGTTGTGCCCTTGATGAATGAAGAGGTCACCCGGATTCAGGCTTCCCTTTCCACCTTTGGCCTTCTGATTTCCTGTGTGCTGCTGATTCTGGCCACCATCCTTTATACGGTTCATATGATGAAGTATTTTCTCACCCCCTACCTAATGGCAGAGGACCCCAAGATGAGTGTGGGCAAGGCCATTCGAACCTCAATCCGCTTTACTAAGGGTTATCGTTTCAGTCTGTTTAGTTTCAGCCTTTCTTTTCTGGGCTGGATTCTGTTGTGTATATTCCTATTCCCTATTTTGTTTGTAGGGCCTTATCTGCAAACCTCTATGGCGCTGTATGCCCGGTATATCATTGAAAAGAACCAATCAGCCATCCCGGCGCCTACCAAGGAATTTAAGGCGGTGGAAATCATCCGGGACGAAGAGCCGGTTATGGATTTATGGCCTGCCCAGCCCCACCCTCCCACTGCGCCTTCACTGGAACCAGACCTTTTTGAAGAGGCACCCCTAGAGGCTTTTGCAGAAGAAGCAGCGCAGCCCACTCCGGAACCGGATGAGCCATCTGTGGAGGAGCTTGCCCCCCAAGAAGAGCCCCCTCACCCCGAAGAGGATGTTTAATCTTTTCGCCTTCTACAGCAGCCAAGGCCTGTCCTCCCTATGCCCCAGGGCAAAGGGGGATGGGTTTTCTGTTTTTATGGAGAAAGATTCCGAAAATGCCAAGTCATTTTTGTTTGGCTAAAGAAAAAAAGCACCCCGCCGAAATAAATGGCGGAATGCTTAGGCCATGAACACGAGCAGTTCCAACAGACCCTCGGGAATACTCTTTTTAGAGATTATTACCGGAAGAATTCTCAGGGTTTTCCAACTGCCTTCTAATTAAAACATTTATATATTTCGAAAACGAGCGGTCGTCCTTTTCGGCCAGTTCTTTTAACTTCTCAACAATATCCTGATCCAAAGTCACACTGACCTTTACTTTAAGCGGCTTCATCATTATCACCTCTAGTAAATAATAGCAGGATATCCTTTTTAATATTGACTTATGCGATAAAGTAGGATAAAGCGTGATTTATGAAAATGCCGCCGCTTATGTTTCAGCATAAAAGATCAGGCCATACCGAAAATAAGGCGCACCATGAATGCGCTTGCCACGAAACCCACCAAATCCGCTGTCAGGGAGGCAGGCAAAGTGTGGCGTGTTCGGGCAATTTTAGTGGCCCCGTAATATACAGCGATGGTGTAAAAGGTTGTTTCGGTGGAGCCCTCCATTACACTGGCAACCCGGCCTATGTAACTATCCGGCCCATAGGTTTTGAGCAGGTCGTTGAATAGAACCAATCCCCCGCTGCCCGAAATGGGTCGGAGCAGAGCAAAGGGAACCACCTCGGTGGGCAACTGCAAAAACTTCGCTATAGGGGTAATGGCGTAGGATAAAATATCCAATGCCCCTGAGGCCTTGAACATGCCGATACAGGTCATGAGAGCCACCATAGCTGGCAAAACCTTAACGGCCGTGTGGAAACCTTCTTTGGCCCCTTCCAAAAAAACCGAAAAAATATCCACCTTGTGCCACAGTCCCGCCCCCAAAATAACCACAATTACAATCGGAATGGACATATTGTTTAAAGTCATAGCATTTTCACCCGATATCAATATAGAGTAGAGTTTGGAATAAAGCTGAGAATCTAAAAAGGAAACATGGGTATATGTTTGTTAATTTTTTATTTTCTATTGCATTAATTTACAAATAATGGTAAAATGTAGAGGAATTAAGTGTATTTCGACAAAATTTTGGCCATAATGATTCCAGAGAGAACTGAAAGCAGTGAAGCTGCCCAAGCGGCGGGCATGATATCCAAAGGCTCTGCTGCGCCTGCATTGGCTCGGAGCAGTGCCGTGGTGGTGGGAATCAGTTGGAGACAAGCCGTATTGAGCACAACGAACATTGCCATATTGTTGGAGGCGGTTTTTGAATAACCTCCGTCTTTTTCCATCTGGCGCATAGCTGCAATCCCCAAAGGTGTGGCTGCGTTTCCAAGCCCCAAAAGGTTTGCAGAAATATTCAGGGTAATGGCTTGTGCCGCCGCACTATCCGGATTCATTTTTTCAAACAGCAGCCGAATCACCGGTGAAAATAACCGGCTTAGTTTCTTGGTAAGCCCTGCTTTCTCCGCGATTTTCATAAATCCGCTCCACATGCACATAGACCCCATCAGAGAGAGGGTCAGCTCAACAGCACCCCCGCATTCCCTTATGGCCGCCTGTGAGATTGCATCCATTCTGCCCTGTAAGATACCAAACACCACTGCCGCAAAAATCATCCCTGAAAAAATCCACTTCATCATAACAGCTGTCCTCCCCCGCCTATTTGCCGAAGCTCTAAGCCATTAACCCAGCCCACCGGGTGCAAAAAGGTCAGAAGCCTCCCCCTAGTAACACTGTTTTATTGTGTTTACCCAACTGTATCTTTGTTGTTTCTATGTTACATTCATATTACCCCATGCATACAAAATAGTACTAAAGGCTTTTAAATTCCGTAAAAATGCGCTCGGAATCGCTGGAATTTTTAAAAAATATTTTCACGTCCATTAATTTAATATTAATTTTTTTGTGAAAATTTACGTTTTGTTCATTTGCCAGAAATTTCTATAATTTGACATTTTCTTCAAAATCCCCTATACTGACAATGCTGAATGCAGTTTTACATATTGCCTGATAACAAGGAGG is a window from the Oscillospiraceae bacterium MB08-C2-2 genome containing:
- a CDS encoding heparan-alpha-glucosaminide N-acetyltransferase; this encodes MKTTTGLEHPRVYLLDELRGIWLILMIVYHALYDLVYLFDIPVPGFTGPAFRVFQRIIVGGFILLSGLVSRYSRSSLRRGLLVLVCGMVLTVTTSFAMPTQVIYFGVLHFMGTAMILFGLLRPLLDRVKPSLGAVLSLLLFAFTWRLPSGTVGFGEAFSVSLPTLLYQTPFLFPLGFPNDAFFSADYVPILPWFFFFLAGSYLSIFLQKGKMPGFFYKPRLPLLSKIGSKTIWIYMIHQPVIYGLLWIFLH
- a CDS encoding nucleoside recognition domain-containing protein, yielding MTLNNMSIPIVIVVILGAGLWHKVDIFSVFLEGAKEGFHTAVKVLPAMVALMTCIGMFKASGALDILSYAITPIAKFLQLPTEVVPFALLRPISGSGGLVLFNDLLKTYGPDSYIGRVASVMEGSTETTFYTIAVYYGATKIARTRHTLPASLTADLVGFVASAFMVRLIFGMA
- a CDS encoding DUF975 family protein — protein: MSLFRVFKKNARLALQDSWGRALGILLLVMGIGVLLGTIQGITSAILAVSSMPALDSFSFSFSSPMELFAVIPWVYLAVPGAFGLLNFLLVVPLGLGQIRWYHQLVHDQSEPISNVFHYYEGAGKYFRCLWYYISLTIRQSLWAVLFLCIPMGAMALSVVPLMNEEVTRIQASLSTFGLLISCVLLILATILYTVHMMKYFLTPYLMAEDPKMSVGKAIRTSIRFTKGYRFSLFSFSLSFLGWILLCIFLFPILFVGPYLQTSMALYARYIIEKNQSAIPAPTKEFKAVEIIRDEEPVMDLWPAQPHPPTAPSLEPDLFEEAPLEAFAEEAAQPTPEPDEPSVEELAPQEEPPHPEEDV
- a CDS encoding nucleoside recognition domain-containing protein, yielding MMKWIFSGMIFAAVVFGILQGRMDAISQAAIRECGGAVELTLSLMGSMCMWSGFMKIAEKAGLTKKLSRLFSPVIRLLFEKMNPDSAAAQAITLNISANLLGLGNAATPLGIAAMRQMEKDGGYSKTASNNMAMFVVLNTACLQLIPTTTALLRANAGAAEPLDIMPAAWAASLLSVLSGIIMAKILSKYT
- a CDS encoding histidine phosphatase family protein — its product is MISYKLHLIRTGSTAMDAHPRLVGQQDLPLSPQGVAELKQLKKDLIYPKVQEVYTSPLRRCVQTGYQLFPDTFTQVLPGLQDLGLGDFEGQTVAQLQEQPDFRLWLEDARQNPPPGGEDLDAFLGRIVASVEEIFHTMMDQRITSAALITHRGVIMTLLAAICLPKQPVSQWAVANGTGFTLLATPQMWMRDHAMEVFAPIPNLPDAAEEDDYWL
- a CDS encoding NERD domain-containing protein, encoding MAMGMGSVYYWAITAVLMALVLFLLAIPYLSNNVWDTKGKNADKKTARVFSRFGRSRGGRVLREVTIRHDGKTASLGTVLLLPWGLVIADTLGCKGNYYGDAASEQWVLTSGDERTVLPNPLKTQREATMLLREYLAASKLYNIRVETLVVYTNKSKDTTVFVDGLGKQEQHTVLPIGKLARYLEKDRFEADNGVNIEALAALLAENQGR
- a CDS encoding CopG family transcriptional regulator, with protein sequence MKPLKVKVSVTLDQDIVEKLKELAEKDDRSFSKYINVLIRRQLENPENSSGNNL
- a CDS encoding ATP-binding cassette domain-containing protein, which encodes MEQWALEFENISRRINSEFYLTDINLKIAPGQVHAFVGKNAAGKSSLFKTLVGIFPPDRGSLYVFGKKSRIASPVEAKALGITLIAQNSEMFENLSVCENMFMNTPDFTSGKLGLIDRKGMRAKAARVFQDMGVSINPDSPVSQLSRSEKQLMMIASALVGDSKIILLDETSTHLSQEECEVLNDSINAMKAKGITFLLVSHRLDQILAVSDAISVMERGAVIRTAPVSEFSFALLTELITGYSVEDLYHKPPVEWGEPVLELEGVSGPGFADISLKILSGQIVAVVGRHSSGKQQLARLLGGFESAKGSMRIDGKPITSPTIMEAMLAGVSYSQSSRDDWVITWLDRYMESHPVQTKAQQVKAQVALWWAVSAKSLSNMMAGFMRFNERNNATGGYIQRELTNKALDRRAKLYILCEPTAGLDVSAKMGVYARLGDKIQQGSSVLLVTSDFEEAKGMADCIVFMEEGRITRQIQRQDPQWDQLRAH
- a CDS encoding DUF4358 domain-containing protein, coding for MKQALLGCLLLSILFALAGCGDEPVSKEALLNQEVSIQEVVDKADPDKAVEEIYKSVDVGGITTGNLQFVSDTLGIDPGIITGFSLRYSSGDYGLADVIIIRPDTGKKEDVRTALLKYQENRTAQFKNYDILDAYSIAQNGLLYTQGDYIVLLMLADTASAQEIIDLYIPR
- a CDS encoding helix-turn-helix transcriptional regulator codes for the protein MSSDFPRILTLLRKEKNISQKKASAELGISQALLSHYEKGIRECGLDFLVRCADFYQVSCDYLLGRTPDRTGTQLTVDDIPEPDAAGKENRSAGSILTVLNKKLIANSMNVLFDLLAKTGSKSLTGEVSAFLMLAVYRMFRVVYSINPRNQQSMFQLPAAIAPMYADAAMQISEANAGSVAQGQPVYGMEKLDRAEAPSVDTESLSRDYPLFASSLLNLIQNAESRVDYSSRGSKK